A part of Hydrogenobacter sp. T-8 genomic DNA contains:
- a CDS encoding RNA ligase partner protein: MESFVLDTSVFTNPDVYSQFEKDQLGAIENFITLASHSRAKFFMPTSVYEEFNKMVELGSLKPRFELAVRIRSPRRFNLMVPAEFLYEFIEEVRYRINKGLRIAEEHTKEAGRLAQEDVGKLINKLREKYREALRTGIIDSKEDLDVLLLAYELDGILVSGDEGLRNWADKVGIKLIDPRSFRVILESYALRT, translated from the coding sequence ATGGAATCTTTTGTTTTAGATACAAGCGTATTTACCAATCCAGATGTATACTCACAGTTTGAGAAAGACCAGCTCGGTGCTATAGAAAACTTTATAACTCTTGCATCTCACAGCAGAGCAAAGTTTTTTATGCCCACCTCTGTTTATGAGGAGTTCAACAAGATGGTAGAGCTCGGAAGTCTAAAGCCAAGGTTTGAGCTTGCGGTAAGGATTCGCTCTCCAAGGAGGTTTAACCTCATGGTTCCTGCGGAGTTTCTATATGAGTTCATAGAGGAGGTGCGCTACAGGATAAACAAGGGACTAAGGATAGCGGAAGAGCATACAAAAGAGGCTGGAAGACTTGCACAGGAGGATGTGGGAAAACTCATAAACAAGCTCAGGGAGAAATACAGAGAGGCTCTGAGGACTGGGATAATAGATAGCAAAGAAGACCTTGATGTGCTTTTGCTTGCCTACGAGCTTGATGGCATCCTTGTGTCTGGTGATGAGGGTCTCAGAAACTGGGCGGACAAAGTGGGCATAAAGCTCATAGACCCAAGGAGTTTTAGAGTAATACTTGAAAGCTACGCACTTAGAACCTAA
- a CDS encoding RNA ligase — MIAEETLKEALRKNKLRSETFGNLEYLRFTDDFKEVPRGTLLFKDNILWGYPHIGRIFQLTTGIPEQFQAPFWVEEKVDGYNVRVFMHEGEIYALTRGGYVCAFSTDRVLDFIDPVFFEENPDLVLCMEVAGPENPYVEESPPYVKEDVKFFLFDIMQKNRQGFLPYREKLRLIEKYNLPSVERYGLYTPKQIEDLKALLRRLNEEKREGVVLKEDSERDKRVKYITSYANLNDIRITSLNMLGIPADYYTNRLLRLALFIEEEGLEKTQELFRELGEAFLSGLFQACKMAREEGKVRRVFRCKFRKRENALIFMEQMKHASVHIQVNQLSLRQEGEFWLLEFEKVFLNMTGLLGHLLKGGSLID, encoded by the coding sequence ATGATTGCAGAAGAAACCTTAAAAGAGGCCCTCAGGAAAAATAAGCTAAGGAGCGAAACCTTTGGAAACCTTGAGTATTTGAGGTTTACTGACGACTTTAAAGAAGTGCCCCGTGGCACCCTCCTCTTCAAAGATAACATTTTATGGGGTTATCCACATATAGGTAGAATATTTCAGCTCACCACAGGCATACCAGAGCAGTTCCAAGCCCCTTTCTGGGTTGAGGAGAAGGTAGATGGTTACAACGTTAGGGTCTTTATGCATGAAGGGGAAATATATGCCCTCACAAGAGGAGGCTATGTGTGTGCCTTCAGCACCGACAGGGTTCTGGACTTCATAGACCCAGTCTTTTTTGAGGAAAATCCAGACCTCGTGTTATGCATGGAAGTAGCAGGACCTGAAAACCCCTACGTGGAGGAAAGCCCTCCCTATGTGAAAGAGGATGTGAAGTTTTTCCTCTTTGATATAATGCAAAAAAACCGTCAAGGTTTCCTGCCCTACAGGGAAAAGCTAAGGCTTATTGAAAAATACAACCTTCCCAGCGTGGAGAGGTATGGACTATACACTCCAAAGCAGATAGAAGACCTAAAGGCTCTCCTCAGAAGGCTAAATGAGGAAAAAAGGGAAGGCGTGGTTCTAAAGGAAGACTCAGAGAGGGATAAAAGAGTAAAGTATATTACCAGCTACGCCAATCTTAACGATATAAGGATTACGTCTCTCAATATGCTCGGAATTCCCGCAGACTACTACACCAACAGGCTATTAAGGCTTGCCTTGTTTATAGAAGAGGAAGGTTTGGAAAAAACTCAAGAGCTTTTCAGAGAGCTTGGAGAGGCCTTTTTGAGCGGTCTTTTTCAAGCATGTAAAATGGCAAGGGAAGAAGGTAAAGTCCGTAGGGTATTTAGATGTAAGTTTAGAAAAAGGGAAAACGCCCTAATATTCATGGAACAGATGAAACATGCATCCGTCCACATACAGGTAAACCAGCTATCACTAAGGCAAGAAGGAGAGTTTTGGCTTTTGGAGTTTGAAAAGGTTTTCCTTAATATGACAGGGCTTCTGGGACACCTTTTAAAAGGTGGCTCTCTTATAGATTAG
- a CDS encoding prohibitin family protein, whose product MKSLHFEGFSSLAHFLVFILLMLFLVFAGNPLVVVQSGFVGVKRTLGKIDPVPLREGLHLRIPLLQTVEKIEIRTRAVEFTKEKQNPISSLSKDGLPVNMDVAVLYRVDANKAPELIREYGPDYEEKIIKQIVRTSVRDAIAEMESSVVYQERQKLQEKIKREVSEQLTRRYLILEDVLIRDIRLPESVVKAIEEKRKAYEEAQRMQFLLEKEKLEAERKKVEAQGIAEANRIIAGSLTREYLMWKFIENIQEYARSQNNTIILLPYDTRMTPIINVPQGGKR is encoded by the coding sequence GTGAAAAGTTTACACTTTGAGGGTTTTAGCTCCCTAGCCCATTTTTTAGTCTTTATACTGCTTATGCTATTCCTTGTTTTTGCAGGCAACCCTTTGGTTGTTGTGCAGTCTGGCTTTGTGGGTGTAAAGAGAACCTTAGGTAAGATTGACCCAGTGCCACTAAGGGAGGGTCTGCACCTTAGAATTCCTCTTTTGCAGACAGTGGAAAAGATAGAGATAAGGACAAGGGCTGTGGAGTTCACAAAAGAAAAGCAAAACCCCATAAGCAGTCTTTCTAAGGATGGTCTACCTGTTAATATGGATGTGGCGGTGCTTTATAGAGTTGACGCTAACAAAGCCCCAGAGCTTATAAGAGAATACGGACCTGACTACGAGGAGAAAATAATAAAGCAGATAGTGAGGACTTCTGTAAGGGATGCCATAGCGGAGATGGAAAGCTCTGTAGTTTACCAAGAGAGACAAAAGCTACAAGAGAAGATAAAAAGGGAAGTTAGCGAGCAACTTACAAGAAGATACCTAATTCTTGAGGATGTGCTTATAAGGGACATAAGGCTTCCAGAGAGCGTGGTTAAGGCAATAGAGGAAAAGCGAAAAGCCTATGAAGAGGCTCAAAGGATGCAGTTTCTTTTAGAGAAGGAAAAGCTTGAAGCGGAGAGGAAAAAGGTAGAGGCTCAAGGTATAGCGGAAGCCAACAGAATAATAGCAGGCTCGCTAACAAGGGAATACCTCATGTGGAAGTTTATAGAAAACATCCAAGAATACGCCAGAAGCCAGAACAACACTATAATACTCCTGCCTTACGATACGAGGATGACGCCTATAATAAATGTCCCTCAGGGAGGTAAAAGATGA
- a CDS encoding phosphoglucomutase/phosphomannomutase family protein produces MIKFGTDGWRAIIGDTFTFENVRKVAYAHAKVLERQGKKKVVVGYDNRFMSERFALEVYRVFKTLGFECYLSIKSCTTPMVSFAVKYMGFDNGVMITASHNPPEYNGYKIKDSFGGSATPEFIARVEDEIKRSEDIKPEKFEPEYVNIWGEYMREIKRRVSMELFSQKDLSLVHDAMYGSALGTYSHVLSGTRVSVSSIRSYRDPLFGGHAPEPVEKHLEPLIMKVRAVGANLGIANDGDGDRIALVDEKGNFINSQLIYVLLLYHLLKNKGKRDGVVVKTVSTTYLVDRICRKEGVELREVAVGFKNINEVILREKVIFGGEESGGYGIVDFLPERDGLFAGLNILELLILKDSPLSEIISEIFREYGEAYFRRIDLHAEEDKKQRLKELIENPPERLGDLKVVKTITLDGLKLIFEGDGWVLFRASGTEPLIRVYAEMPSKEGTEQVLTKAVELFD; encoded by the coding sequence ATGATAAAGTTTGGCACAGACGGATGGAGAGCCATAATAGGTGATACTTTTACCTTTGAAAACGTAAGAAAGGTAGCCTACGCACATGCAAAGGTCTTAGAAAGGCAAGGGAAAAAGAAGGTGGTGGTGGGCTACGATAATCGTTTTATGTCAGAAAGGTTTGCTCTTGAAGTTTACAGGGTTTTTAAAACCCTGGGCTTTGAGTGTTATCTTAGCATAAAGTCTTGCACCACTCCTATGGTCTCCTTTGCGGTTAAGTATATGGGCTTTGACAACGGAGTTATGATAACTGCGTCGCATAATCCACCAGAATATAACGGATATAAGATAAAGGACTCCTTTGGTGGCTCTGCTACTCCAGAGTTTATAGCACGGGTAGAGGATGAGATAAAAAGGTCAGAGGATATAAAACCAGAGAAGTTTGAACCAGAGTATGTAAACATCTGGGGAGAGTATATGAGGGAGATAAAGAGAAGGGTAAGTATGGAGCTTTTTAGTCAAAAAGACCTTTCTCTGGTGCACGATGCCATGTATGGTTCTGCTCTTGGCACATACTCACATGTGCTATCTGGAACAAGAGTTTCAGTAAGCAGTATAAGAAGCTACAGAGACCCACTCTTTGGAGGACATGCACCAGAGCCAGTAGAGAAACACCTTGAACCTCTCATTATGAAAGTTAGGGCTGTGGGTGCAAACCTTGGCATAGCCAACGACGGAGATGGAGACCGTATAGCCTTGGTGGATGAAAAAGGGAACTTTATAAACTCACAACTTATTTATGTGCTTTTGCTCTATCACCTTTTGAAAAACAAGGGCAAAAGAGATGGCGTGGTGGTAAAGACCGTGTCCACCACATACTTGGTAGACAGGATATGCAGGAAGGAGGGTGTTGAGCTAAGAGAGGTGGCGGTTGGCTTTAAGAACATAAATGAGGTAATCCTTAGGGAAAAGGTCATATTCGGCGGTGAAGAGAGCGGAGGCTACGGTATTGTGGACTTTTTACCAGAAAGGGACGGGCTTTTTGCGGGTCTTAATATACTGGAACTTTTAATCCTGAAAGACAGTCCACTCTCTGAGATAATATCAGAAATATTCAGGGAATACGGAGAGGCATATTTCAGAAGGATTGACCTTCATGCGGAGGAAGATAAAAAGCAAAGGCTTAAGGAGCTCATAGAGAACCCACCAGAAAGGTTGGGCGACCTTAAAGTTGTAAAGACTATAACTCTGGATGGTCTAAAGCTGATTTTTGAAGGAGATGGGTGGGTGCTTTTTAGAGCCTCTGGCACAGAACCCCTTATAAGGGTCTATGCAGAGATGCCCAGCAAGGAAGGGACAGAACAAGTCCTCACGAAGGCGGTAGAGCTTTTCGATTGA
- a CDS encoding TorD/DmsD family molecular chaperone has translation MELYKAFLYRFLSLAFEYPGEETLKTLKEALDDLSLCLKSLGIDFDINAMKTCLQDYEREERLLDLQCEWSSLFITSLKVPNWETAYELEKAGRKAHELADIEGFYRAFGLEVKQGYEPDGLIPQLEFLSLLLLKKVHADEVEKKEIAGKGYEDFFREHLGRWYRLFCQLVEGETQEEYYRLMSKLMRSFLDRERQEIKGILDITEYRREMLEGSTWECGFVNRKALPPS, from the coding sequence ATGGAGCTTTATAAAGCTTTCCTTTACAGGTTTCTATCGTTGGCTTTTGAGTATCCGGGGGAGGAAACGCTGAAGACTTTGAAAGAGGCTCTTGATGACCTATCCTTATGTCTTAAAAGCCTTGGCATCGACTTTGACATTAATGCCATGAAAACCTGCCTGCAAGATTACGAAAGGGAAGAGAGGCTTTTAGACCTTCAGTGTGAGTGGAGTTCCCTCTTTATCACATCTCTTAAGGTACCAAACTGGGAGACCGCATATGAGCTTGAGAAGGCGGGAAGGAAAGCCCACGAGCTTGCGGACATAGAAGGTTTTTACAGAGCCTTCGGGCTTGAGGTAAAGCAGGGATATGAACCAGATGGGTTGATTCCACAGCTGGAGTTTTTGAGCCTGTTGCTTTTAAAGAAGGTCCACGCTGACGAAGTAGAGAAGAAGGAGATAGCTGGTAAAGGTTATGAGGATTTCTTCAGGGAACATCTCGGAAGGTGGTATAGGCTCTTTTGCCAACTTGTTGAAGGAGAAACTCAAGAGGAATACTACAGGCTTATGTCTAAGCTAATGCGCTCCTTCCTTGACAGAGAAAGACAGGAAATAAAAGGTATACTGGACATCACAGAGTATAGAAGGGAGATGCTTGAAGGTTCCACCTGGGAGTGTGGTTTTGTCAATCGAAAAGCTCTACCGCCTTCGTGA